The Bradyrhizobium sp. B097 genome contains the following window.
CGAACCCCCGCGCATCTACCCGACCCTGCGCTGCAAGGACGCCGAGGCGATGATCGGCTGGCTCAAGACAGTGATCGGATTCACCGAGCACGTGGTCTACCGCGACGGCGGCGTGATCCACCACGCCGAGCTCGCCTACGGTTCCTCGATGCTGATGCTGGGGCAGAGCCGCGACGATGCCTATGGCAGGCTGGTCGGCGATGCCACCGGCCGCCGCACCGATTCAATCTACATCGCCGTCGACGATCCCGACGCCCTGCATGCGAAGGCCCGGGCGGCGGGTGCAAAGATCGAAATGGAACTGCGTGATACCGATTATGGCAGCCGCGATTTCGCCTGCCGTGACCCGGAAGGAAATCTCTGGAGCTTCGGCACCTATTGGCCGAAGGCTCATGAGAGGCCGCTGCCGTGAAGCCACGACAGCGCGCGCTCACAATTTCGCAATCAGGGTCGAACGGATCAGACCGTGATGTCGGCGCTCGGAGCGGCCTTGGCGCCGCCCTTGGAGACGCCGACCAGCGCCGGACGCAGGATGCGCTCGCCGATCATGTAGCCGGCCTGCACGACCTGCACCACCGTGCCCGACGGCACCGATGTGTCCGGCACCTCGAACATCGCCTGCTGGAAGTTCGGATCGAACTTCTCGCCGATCGGATCGAACTTCTTGACGCCGTTCTTCTCCAGCGCGTTGAGCAGCGAACGCTCAGTCAGCTCGACGCCTTCGATCAGCGCCTTCAGGCCGGGATCGGCGGCTTCCTTGGTCTCGGCCGGCACGGCGTCGAGCGCGCGCTGCAGATTGTCGGCGATATCGAGCACGTCGCGGGCGAAGCCGGTGATGCCGTAGGTCTTGGCGTCGGCAACCTCGCGGCGGGTGCGCTGACGGAGATTCTCCATCTCGGCCAGCGTACGCAGTGTGCGGTCCTTCGCCTCGGCGAGTTCCTTGGCCAGCGCCTCGGCCGATCCCGCCTCGGGGTCGTCAGGCATGATGTAGGGCTTCGAGACCACGGGCTCACCCGTCGGCGCCGAATTCTCGGTGTTGTCATTGGCCCGGTTCGGATCGGTCATGGCTTGCCTTCTCGAAAACTCGCGTCGGTTCAAATCTTGGGGATTGCTTGCCGGGATATCGTGCTTTGGGCGGCGAAAATCAAGCGCAACATACCGGCTTCGGGAACAAGGACCTCCGGCTTGGGTGGCGAAAACCCGTCAAATGAAAGCGAAATGCGCTCCGGTCAGCCGCCCAGCATCTTGCTGACGATGCGCGCGGCGTAATCGACGGTCGGAATCACCCGCGCATAGTTCAGCCGCGTCGGTCCGATCACGCCGAGCACGCCGACGATCCGGCCCTGGGCGTCGCCGTAGGGCGCGATGACGGTGGAGGAACCCGACAGCGAGAACAGCTTGTTCTCCGAGCCGATGAAGATCCGCACGCCCTCGCCGCGCTCGGCGCGGCCGAGCAGATCGATCACGCCACGCTTGGTTTCGAGATCGTCGAACAGCGACTTGATCCGCTCGAGATCGTCCAGCGCATGCAGATCCTCGAGCAGATTGGCGTGGCCGCGCACGATCAGCTGGCGGTCCTCGCTCTCGCCGCCGGACCAGCTCGCGATGCCGGCCGCGACGACCTTTTGCGTGAGCTGATCGAGCTCGGCGCGGTTTTGCGTCAATGCCGTCTCGAGCTCGAGCCGCGCTTCGGCCAGCGTCCGGCCACGGATCCGCGCATTGAGGAAATTGGTCGCTTCGATCAGGGCCGAGGAGGGAACGCCCGGCGGCAATGCCAGCACCCGGTTTTCGACCTGGCCGTCTTCGCCGACCAGCACGACCAGCGCCTTCTCCGGCTCCAGCCGCACGAATTCGATGTGCTTCAGCCGCGCATTCGACTTCTGTGTCAGCACCACCGCCGCGGCGCGGGTCAGCCCCGACAGCCGGGTCAACGCTTCGCCGAGCGCCGCCTCAACCGATTGCGCACGGCCGACCGCAGCAAGCTGGGTCTGGATCGATTGCCGCTCGGCCTCGGTGAGGTCGCCGACCTGCATCAGGGCGTCGACGAAGAAACGCAGGCCGAGTTCGGTCGGCAGCCGGCCCGCCGAGGTGTGCGGCGCATAGATCAGGCCGAGTTGCTCGAGGTCCGACATCACATTGCGGACCGAGGCCGGTGACAACGGTAATGCGATCAGGCGCGAGATATTGCGCGAACCGACCGGCTCGCCGGTCGCGAGATAGCTTTCGACGATTT
Protein-coding sequences here:
- a CDS encoding VOC family protein produces the protein MTHDIEPPRIYPTLRCKDAEAMIGWLKTVIGFTEHVVYRDGGVIHHAELAYGSSMLMLGQSRDDAYGRLVGDATGRRTDSIYIAVDDPDALHAKARAAGAKIEMELRDTDYGSRDFACRDPEGNLWSFGTYWPKAHERPLP
- the grpE gene encoding nucleotide exchange factor GrpE gives rise to the protein MTDPNRANDNTENSAPTGEPVVSKPYIMPDDPEAGSAEALAKELAEAKDRTLRTLAEMENLRQRTRREVADAKTYGITGFARDVLDIADNLQRALDAVPAETKEAADPGLKALIEGVELTERSLLNALEKNGVKKFDPIGEKFDPNFQQAMFEVPDTSVPSGTVVQVVQAGYMIGERILRPALVGVSKGGAKAAPSADITV
- the hrcA gene encoding heat-inducible transcriptional repressor HrcA, with amino-acid sequence MTHHDPIGLIAPHAGLAQLNERSRDIFRQIVESYLATGEPVGSRNISRLIALPLSPASVRNVMSDLEQLGLIYAPHTSAGRLPTELGLRFFVDALMQVGDLTEAERQSIQTQLAAVGRAQSVEAALGEALTRLSGLTRAAAVVLTQKSNARLKHIEFVRLEPEKALVVLVGEDGQVENRVLALPPGVPSSALIEATNFLNARIRGRTLAEARLELETALTQNRAELDQLTQKVVAAGIASWSGGESEDRQLIVRGHANLLEDLHALDDLERIKSLFDDLETKRGVIDLLGRAERGEGVRIFIGSENKLFSLSGSSTVIAPYGDAQGRIVGVLGVIGPTRLNYARVIPTVDYAARIVSKMLGG